CTCACTCGGGCCACATTCCTGGCCGTTGCCGGGATGCTGAACCCGTCCAGGTCAACCCGTTTGAAGACAATCCCCGTGCCGCTTGGCGCGGGCGCCAGTCGAACATGGACAGGGACGCCGGTGTGTAGACCGATTCCCTCCGTTGTTGCAGGCCGTGCGATGGTGCTTTGTCGACTCAAAAGGCCTCCGGGAACTCAGCATTGTATATGCAAGAACTGTTCCAAGGCCAGAGTTGCAATTAAGTTGCGCTATAACAATCATTTGAAAGAGAGGGAGCAAGAGCCGCGTTTCTTGCGGTGTGTCAAAAATGCAACAACTTGACTCAGATTGACGATCAGCGGTTCATTCCGATTGTTGCCCATTTTTGCTGTAAGATACAATGGCTGCTGATCAGGGGGACTGCGTGGTTGAGACGGCAAAACCGGGGCGAGTGGTTCTGATTGACGCGATGTCGCTGCTGTTCCGCGCATTCTATGCTCCGATGCAGACCGCGTTGACGTCGCCCAGCGGCATGCCCACCAAAGCGATCTACATCTTTCTGCGGACCGTGCGGAAACTGCTGAAGGACTACAAGCCCGATAAGGTTGGCGTGGCTTTTGACAAATCGGCCCCAACCTTCCGTGACCAGCTTTTCGAGCAGTACAAATCCAACCGGCCGCCTTTTCCTGAAGAACTGGCGGTCCAGCTTCCCTATGTGCATCGCTTCTGCAAAGCGTTGGGCCTTCCACTGATTGAAATGGAGGGATTTGAGGCGGACGACCTGATCGGAACACTGGCCCGCCGGGCTTCCAGTCGAGGCGCGGAAGTCTTTATCGCTTCCGGAGATGAGGACCTGTTCCAGCTTGTCGATGGCAACGTCAGAGTCGTCAAGCCGGCCCGATCATCAACGAGCGGAGAGATGGTTTGCGACGCAGCGAAGGTGAAGGAGATCATCGGCGTGGAGCCCGGCCAGGTGGTGGACTGGTTGGCCTTGACCGGAGACTCCAGTGACAATATTCCCGGCGCACGCCCGTTGCCCGGCCGCGAACCCGCCCAGACGGAAAATGGGAAAAAGAGAAGTTATATCGGCCCCAAAGGCGCCACCGAGCTGATCAACCAGTTTGGAACTCTGGAAGCCGCCCTCGATGGCTATGAGCAGGTTTCGCGGCAAAGTTACCGGGAAGCTCTGCGTGATTTTCGCGAAGAAGCGCTGCTGAGCCGACAGCTTGCCACCATTCGGACCGACGTGCCTTTGGAGGTCGGGCCGGAAAACCTGACGCCCTCGAAATATGACGTGGATGAAGTCCGGGCGTTGTGCCAGGAACTCGGTTTTGTTTCTCTACTGAGCGAGCTTCTCGAGGAGGCCGGGGCGGAAGAGGTGGAGGTGGGCGACGACTCGACAGAGCTTCGGTCGGCCGCTGAGGTGGCAAAGTGGCTCAAGGCGATACCGGATTCGGAGGCGCTGGCCATCGCGTTCGATGTAGACGGAGATGAAGGATTTGAAGGGCGGCTGGCAGGAATTGGATTGTCAGACGGCAAGCGCTCCGCCGTGATGGCGGTGGATTTCTTAAGCAAGTCGCCAGAAGCGATTAGGACGGTGCTTCCCGGAAATGGCCGAGCGCTCGCGGTCCACAATTCAAAACTCTTCCGGATGATGCTGCGCAAGCAGGGGATTGACGTGGGCGTTGTGGCGCACGACACAATGCTCTATTCCTATCTGCTGAATCCACTGGCCACCAGCCATACGCTGGAATCACTGTCACTCCTGCGCATGGGACGAAAGCCCAACAGATCTCTGGGACTGGCAGCGCGCTATACGTATGAGCTCGCTGAGATGATGGGCCCTCAGGTTTCGCACGAAAACCTGCGGGACCTTTATTCGAAGATCGAGCTGCCGCTGGCCGGCGTGCTGGCCGACGTTGAAGCGACCGGAGTGAAGATCGATCCGGCCATTCTGGCTGGCATGTCCGAAGCCTTCGCCGGCGAGCTTACAGAGCTGACCCATCAGATTTACGGTCTGGCGGGAGGGCCCTTTGATATCGATTCACCCAAGCAACTGGGGCAAATCCTTTTCGAGAAGCTGAAAATGCCCGGCGGCAAAAAACTTTCGAAGAGCGGACAGTATTCAACCGTGGCGACGGTGCTGGAGTCGCTGGCGGAGGAATACGAACTGCCGCGGAAAATCATTGACTATCGCACGCGGGCGAAATTGAAATCCACCTACCTGGATGCGCTGCCGAAATACATTAGCCAGGAAACGGGCAGGCTGCACACGAGCTTCAACCAGGCCGGGTCCCGCACGGGGCGGTTATCGTCCTCGAATCCCAACCTGCAGAATATTCCCATCGGCGAGGAATTCGGGCTGCGCATCCGTTCGGCTTTTGTGGCCGAGCCGGGGCGGCTGCTGATTGCGGCGGACTATTCGCAGATCGAGTTGCGAGTTCTTGCGCATATGTCAGGCGATGCCGTGCTGATAGACGCATTTACGCAAGGGGAGGACATCCACGCGCGCACCGCCCAGGAAATTTTTGGCGTCCCGCCGGCCCTTCAAAACCACGAACACAGGCGAATGGC
This region of Terriglobia bacterium genomic DNA includes:
- the polA gene encoding DNA polymerase I, whose product is MAADQGDCVVETAKPGRVVLIDAMSLLFRAFYAPMQTALTSPSGMPTKAIYIFLRTVRKLLKDYKPDKVGVAFDKSAPTFRDQLFEQYKSNRPPFPEELAVQLPYVHRFCKALGLPLIEMEGFEADDLIGTLARRASSRGAEVFIASGDEDLFQLVDGNVRVVKPARSSTSGEMVCDAAKVKEIIGVEPGQVVDWLALTGDSSDNIPGARPLPGREPAQTENGKKRSYIGPKGATELINQFGTLEAALDGYEQVSRQSYREALRDFREEALLSRQLATIRTDVPLEVGPENLTPSKYDVDEVRALCQELGFVSLLSELLEEAGAEEVEVGDDSTELRSAAEVAKWLKAIPDSEALAIAFDVDGDEGFEGRLAGIGLSDGKRSAVMAVDFLSKSPEAIRTVLPGNGRALAVHNSKLFRMMLRKQGIDVGVVAHDTMLYSYLLNPLATSHTLESLSLLRMGRKPNRSLGLAARYTYELAEMMGPQVSHENLRDLYSKIELPLAGVLADVEATGVKIDPAILAGMSEAFAGELTELTHQIYGLAGGPFDIDSPKQLGQILFEKLKMPGGKKLSKSGQYSTVATVLESLAEEYELPRKIIDYRTRAKLKSTYLDALPKYISQETGRLHTSFNQAGSRTGRLSSSNPNLQNIPIGEEFGLRIRSAFVAEPGRLLIAADYSQIELRVLAHMSGDAVLIDAFTQGEDIHARTAQEIFGVPPALQNHEHRRMAKAINYGVIYGLSSFGLAARTGSSKTEAQQYIDAYFRRYEGVQAYLEARIEEARTTERVRTLFGRMRPIPEIRSPDAVARNRAEREAMNTPLQGTAADLLKLAMVKVHDRLKREKLGTRMILTVHDELVFESPEEEVDAAQEIIQKEMEGVYPLKAPLKVDMGTGKNWKEAK